The proteins below are encoded in one region of Belonocnema kinseyi isolate 2016_QV_RU_SX_M_011 chromosome 3, B_treatae_v1, whole genome shotgun sequence:
- the LOC117169147 gene encoding uncharacterized protein LOC117169147, with product MGNLATVFILLPCLVDYVWAKEEEQGCTEGEGGCVRCRGGSCTRCAFLLHQGSCVDTCPPGHAADWSTRDEYMGRICRETEYMFGLTGSQVAVIVGVASGATICIFIILCGVIVVHRRKKKAAKIIQQFQDSAEKREFLKHLATLRGEGNTFLSMLNDTRRQVRELHYSGSNGDGAVGIQAYRPVLRDLARILVLINRRDDEIPMPPDDWQRLLAWAERLLRRYKRHTSPQVAQLVTFLQQPTASLQQIAAPQPISISQPFKSFESRATPTNLTTFQANAPLTTFQASDKSSISPASSSLGYTKDSPVSSSLGQNSSSIYNEKLSLNGSTNGQSIPLVYSKEPHSKAMGAHLQELALSPFNHTYNPETYNPDNLRDRHHLDDNRESSSQLDHELSPQWEFESTIEAANYTILSEWSPGRDYLIDDFTILGFRPQDEITTEL from the exons GATGCACCGAAGGCGAGGGCGGTTGCGTAAGATGCAGAGGAGGCTCTTGTACCCGTTGCGCCTTCCTGCTTCATCAAGGCTCTTGTGTTGACACCTGCCCACCAGGTCACGCTGCGGACTGGTCAACGCGAGATGAATATATGGGTCGAATCTGCAGAGAAACCGAATACATGTTTGGTCTCACTGGAAGTCAAGTAGCCGTTATTGTTGGAGTTGCCTCTGGTGCCACAATATGCATCTTCATTATTCTCTGCGGAGTCATTGTTGTGCACCGACGAAAAAAGAAGGCtgcaaaaataattcaacaatttcaagacAG TGCTGAGAAAAGAGAATTTCTAAAGCACCTTGCGACCCTCCGTGGAGAGGGAAACACATTCCTCTCAATGCTCAACGACACGCGAAGACAGGTCAGGGAGTTGCACTACTCTGGAAGCAATGGCGATGGAGCTGTTGGAATTCAAGCCTACAg GCCCGTTCTCCGAGATCTTGCCAGGATCCTGGTACTGATAAACAGGAGAGACGATGAGATTCCAATGCCTCCAGACGACTGGCAGAGGCTTTTAGCTTGGGCAGAGCGACTTTTACGAAGATACAAAAGACATACTTCGCCTCAA gtCGCCCAGCTAGTGACCTTCCTGCAACAACCGACAGCATCCTTGCAACAAATAGCAGCTCCCCAGCCCATATCGATATCCCAGCCCTTTAAAAGCTTCGAGTCCCGGGCAACTCCAACGAATCTCACCACCTTCCAGGCAAACGCTCCACTCACGACATTTCAAGCGAGCGACAAGTCCAGCATCAGTCCCGCAAGTTCGAGCCTCGGCTACACGAAAGACAGTCCCGTAAGCTCAAGTCTTGGTCAGAATAGCTCCAGCATTTACAACGAAAAGCTCAGCTTGAACGGCTCGACAAATGGGCAATCGATACCTCTGGTGTATTCCAAAGAGCCGCACTCGAAGGCAATGGGAGCCCATCTCCAGGAGCTCGCTCTTTCGCCCTTCAATCACACCTACAACCCTGAGACCTACAATCCCGACAATTTGAGGGATCGCCACCACTTGGATGACAATCGAGAATCGAGCAGTCAACTCGATCATGAATTGAGTCCACAGTGGGAATTTGAGAGTACAATCGAAGCTGCCAACTACACAATTTTGTCCGAGTGGTCGCCAGGTCGTGACTACCTCATCGACGATTTCACGATTTTGGGCTTCCGACCGCAGGACGAAATCACCACGGAATTGTGA